From Methanococcus maripaludis, the proteins below share one genomic window:
- a CDS encoding TrkH family potassium uptake protein, translating to MKIFKKSDISGIFHELGILISTIGFIMLLPSFIGIYFHEPFFYFLFPSLFFMILGLLINKITKPISVKLKHAMVISALAWLMASLIGAIPFYIGIEYFSYLDGVFESMSAWTTTGFSIVSDVESLPRTLQFWRSFEQWIGGVGVLAMVITILSKAGASAYYRAEAREEKIMPSTIGTIKKIWQIYLLYTTIGICLLYLSGLNLWSALNICMCGISTGGMSISNQSFPFNNFAKIIMTLIMYIGGVVSFSVHHNVLTGRRVDDIQTKTSIPILFFAAFVITLTSGIDPLDSLFTVVSAMTSTGFSSVQISSLTNISIAVLIFVMAIGGATGTTTGGIKLIRLVIMAKGFYYRLKEVVSPGNAIIYKKIGKNQLSDFLILDAFIIAFAYIIHYLFGTLVLISLGYDPFLSVFESVSLVANMGLSVDIVNHSLHPVAKILGVFSMWVGRLEIIPIYVLIILPLYLKLKDVGKNKISKNRKL from the coding sequence ATGAAAATTTTTAAAAAAAGCGATATTTCAGGAATTTTTCATGAATTGGGGATTTTAATATCAACTATCGGTTTCATCATGCTGTTGCCGTCGTTTATTGGGATTTATTTTCATGAACCGTTTTTTTATTTTTTATTCCCCTCACTTTTTTTCATGATACTCGGGTTATTAATTAATAAAATTACCAAGCCTATTTCAGTAAAATTAAAGCATGCAATGGTTATTTCCGCATTAGCATGGCTCATGGCTTCATTAATTGGGGCAATTCCATTTTATATCGGTATTGAGTATTTCAGTTATCTTGACGGTGTTTTTGAAAGCATGTCTGCATGGACCACAACAGGATTTAGTATTGTCAGTGATGTAGAATCATTACCAAGAACTCTTCAATTTTGGAGAAGTTTTGAACAGTGGATTGGCGGAGTTGGGGTGCTTGCAATGGTTATCACAATTCTTTCAAAAGCAGGGGCATCTGCATACTACCGTGCAGAAGCAAGGGAAGAAAAAATCATGCCAAGTACAATTGGAACGATTAAAAAAATATGGCAAATATACTTGTTATATACAACCATTGGGATCTGTCTGCTTTATTTAAGTGGCTTAAATTTGTGGAGTGCATTAAACATCTGTATGTGTGGTATTTCAACAGGCGGTATGAGTATAAGTAATCAAAGTTTTCCATTTAATAACTTCGCAAAGATTATAATGACTTTAATTATGTATATCGGTGGTGTTGTTTCATTTTCGGTACACCACAATGTTTTAACCGGAAGGCGGGTTGATGATATACAGACAAAAACTTCAATTCCAATACTATTCTTTGCCGCATTTGTAATTACCCTAACTTCAGGAATAGATCCATTAGATTCGCTATTTACCGTAGTTTCTGCAATGACGAGCACGGGATTTTCAAGCGTACAGATATCTTCGCTAACAAACATATCAATTGCAGTTTTGATATTTGTAATGGCGATTGGAGGGGCCACTGGGACTACAACGGGTGGTATTAAGCTTATAAGGCTTGTAATTATGGCTAAAGGATTTTATTACAGGTTAAAAGAAGTTGTTAGTCCTGGAAACGCAATAATATACAAAAAAATAGGTAAAAACCAATTGTCTGATTTTTTAATTCTGGATGCATTTATAATAGCTTTTGCATATATTATCCATTATTTATTTGGAACGCTTGTTTTAATAAGCCTTGGTTATGATCCATTTTTATCAGTATTTGAGTCAGTTTCGCTAGTTGCAAACATGGGGCTTTCTGTTGATATAGTAAACCACTCACTACACCCCGTTGCAAAAATTTTAGGTGTATTTTCAATGTGGGTTGGAAGGCTTGAAATTATTCCGATATACGTTTTAATAATCCTTCCTCTGTACTTAAAACTAAAAGATGTGGGTAAAAACAAAATAAGTAAAAATCGAAAGTTATAA
- a CDS encoding STT3 domain-containing protein gives MGEFLNKVSDFFKKNEKIKIILILLFIGMMSFQIRAQTADMAFTDNSYLQDMFSDDNGRMYLTALDPYYYLRMTENYVNSDYSHVGETTVEINGENIPYDTIQYAPPGHKSGSVSALSIATVLVYSVWNSIDSTVTIMNAAFWVPAIMSIFLGIPVFFIVRRNTGSNIGGLVGALLLISSPSLLYKTSAGFSDTPIFEILPLLFIVWMVMEAIHEQENSKKSGIFGGIAAILIGLYPMMWMGWWYAFDITAGFLVLYLAYEYLTKSKNLKNVITTSLITLVGGAILVSLSTGLSGFINGILSPIGFTAINEATKITGWPNVYTTVSELAIPTVTDIIENSVGNVWLLIAGISGILLSFVSFRHDKQKIDIKYALYLTLWLMATVYAATKGIRFVALMTPALAIGIGIFAGQIENIIKRYEKKVEYILYPVIGILSVISLIKYNGELFNIIIPTTYVPIAFYLSIIAMLVLAVYKIIDIISEKEQAVKKVFGVLLAVMLVFPSMAAAVPFYTAPTMNNGWMDSLSWIKSETPENSVVTCWWDNGHIYTWATRKMVTFDGGSQNTPRAYWVGHAFSTSDENLSVGILRMLATSGDSAYDDDSILIKKTGSIKDTVDILNEILPLTRTEAKASLVNNYDLTNAEAEEVIDLTHPKVTNPDYLITYNRMTSIASVWSMFGNWNFSLPANTENSDREMGYYQQLGGSAQDVNGTTVVYIPLQETDSYRVINILEITDSEIKSANAVIDSNNQTSMQSPNFHKLILKVNGNVYEQETNENGDYSEIVRLEKLSDGTYQVYAWVSSKNLEDSIYTKLHFLDGYGLEKISLEKESVDPTSYGIQPGFKVYSVDYGTDYLN, from the coding sequence ATGGGTGAATTTTTAAATAAAGTCTCAGATTTTTTCAAAAAGAATGAAAAAATAAAGATCATCCTAATATTATTGTTTATAGGAATGATGAGCTTTCAAATCCGTGCCCAAACTGCGGACATGGCGTTTACAGATAATTCATATTTGCAAGACATGTTCTCAGACGATAACGGCAGGATGTATTTAACTGCACTCGACCCTTATTACTACCTTAGAATGACTGAAAATTATGTAAATAGTGATTATTCACATGTTGGAGAAACTACCGTTGAAATAAATGGGGAAAATATCCCATATGATACAATACAGTACGCACCTCCGGGACATAAATCAGGTTCAGTTTCTGCACTTTCTATTGCAACAGTTTTAGTATATTCAGTTTGGAATTCGATTGATTCAACAGTTACAATAATGAATGCAGCATTCTGGGTTCCTGCAATTATGAGTATTTTCCTTGGAATTCCTGTATTTTTTATTGTAAGGAGAAATACGGGCTCAAACATAGGGGGACTTGTTGGAGCGCTGCTTTTGATTTCAAGTCCAAGTTTATTATATAAAACATCTGCTGGATTTTCAGATACACCGATATTTGAGATACTGCCATTACTATTCATAGTCTGGATGGTAATGGAAGCAATTCACGAACAGGAAAATTCTAAAAAATCGGGTATATTTGGGGGAATTGCTGCCATTTTGATTGGATTATATCCAATGATGTGGATGGGTTGGTGGTATGCATTTGATATCACAGCAGGATTTTTAGTTTTATATTTAGCATACGAATATTTAACAAAATCTAAAAATCTAAAAAATGTGATTACAACCTCATTGATTACATTGGTTGGTGGAGCAATTCTTGTTTCGCTTTCAACAGGATTAAGTGGATTTATTAACGGGATATTATCCCCAATCGGATTTACTGCAATAAATGAAGCTACAAAAATAACAGGTTGGCCAAATGTTTATACGACAGTTTCAGAACTTGCAATTCCAACCGTAACTGACATAATTGAAAATTCGGTTGGAAATGTTTGGTTATTAATTGCAGGAATTTCTGGAATATTATTATCATTTGTGTCATTCAGACACGATAAACAAAAAATTGATATTAAATATGCACTTTATTTAACACTCTGGCTTATGGCTACAGTTTATGCTGCGACAAAAGGTATCAGGTTCGTTGCATTGATGACTCCTGCACTTGCAATAGGTATAGGAATCTTTGCAGGCCAGATTGAAAATATAATTAAAAGATACGAAAAAAAAGTGGAATATATATTATATCCAGTAATTGGAATTCTCTCGGTAATTAGTTTGATCAAATACAATGGGGAATTATTCAATATAATCATTCCAACCACCTATGTTCCAATTGCATTTTATTTATCAATAATTGCAATGCTTGTATTGGCAGTATACAAAATCATTGATATAATTTCTGAAAAGGAGCAAGCTGTTAAAAAAGTATTTGGAGTACTTCTTGCAGTTATGCTTGTTTTCCCATCAATGGCTGCCGCAGTACCATTTTATACTGCACCTACAATGAATAACGGCTGGATGGATAGTTTAAGCTGGATAAAATCAGAAACTCCTGAAAACTCAGTTGTTACCTGCTGGTGGGATAACGGACACATCTACACATGGGCTACAAGAAAAATGGTAACCTTTGATGGAGGATCACAAAACACCCCTAGAGCTTACTGGGTCGGACATGCATTTTCAACATCTGATGAAAATTTATCAGTTGGAATTTTGAGAATGCTTGCAACTAGTGGAGACAGCGCTTATGATGATGACAGTATTTTAATTAAAAAAACAGGATCGATTAAAGATACTGTAGATATTTTAAATGAAATACTTCCATTGACAAGAACAGAAGCTAAAGCTAGTTTAGTAAATAACTACGACCTGACAAATGCAGAAGCAGAAGAAGTAATTGATTTAACACATCCAAAAGTTACAAATCCTGATTATTTAATTACTTACAACAGGATGACAAGTATTGCATCAGTATGGAGCATGTTTGGAAACTGGAACTTTAGTTTACCGGCAAACACTGAAAATAGCGATAGAGAAATGGGCTACTACCAGCAATTGGGCGGTAGTGCACAGGATGTTAACGGAACTACTGTAGTATACATACCACTACAAGAAACTGATTCATACCGTGTTATAAATATTCTTGAAATTACAGATTCTGAAATAAAATCGGCAAATGCAGTTATTGACAGCAACAACCAGACATCCATGCAGAGTCCAAATTTCCACAAACTAATTTTAAAAGTGAATGGAAATGTCTACGAACAGGAAACAAACGAAAATGGAGACTACTCTGAAATCGTAAGGCTAGAAAAATTATCAGATGGAACATACCAAGTATATGCTTGGGTTTCAAGTAAAAACCTTGAAGACAGTATATATACAAAACTACATTTCCTTGACGGATATGGACTTGAAAAAATTAGTCTTGAAAAAGAATCAGTAGATCCAACATCCTACGGCATACAGCCAGGATTTAAAGTTTACAGCGTAGATTACGGAACAGACTATCTCAATTAA
- a CDS encoding transcription factor S: protein MVEFCPKCNNIMLPKGGVLKCVVCKHEEELGDANQEYALKEKIESKKQDVTVIENVDTLPTTRIECPNCGNMEAFWWLQQTRCADEPETRFYKCKKCSHTWREYD, encoded by the coding sequence ATGGTCGAATTTTGTCCTAAATGTAACAATATCATGCTCCCAAAAGGTGGAGTTTTAAAGTGCGTGGTCTGTAAACACGAAGAAGAACTTGGTGATGCAAATCAAGAATACGCTTTAAAAGAAAAAATAGAATCCAAAAAACAGGACGTTACTGTTATTGAAAACGTAGATACCCTCCCAACAACAAGAATAGAATGCCCAAATTGTGGAAATATGGAAGCATTCTGGTGGTTACAGCAGACAAGATGTGCTGATGAACCTGAAACCAGATTTTACAAATGTAAAAAATGCAGTCATACGTGGAGAGAATACGATTAA
- a CDS encoding tRNA (cytidine(56)-2'-O)-methyltransferase, translating to MAIEILRLGHRGERDKRISTHVALTSRALGAEKIIFTEEDKHVKESVERIVDAWGGEFKFEVVKSWRSYAKRFKDNGIVVHLTMYGENINKIMTEIREDISKTNKNLLLIIGAEKVPREAYDLADYNLSVGNQPHSEVAALAIFLDRFTEGKTLYSEYNDAKIKVTPSKSEKCVFVEKD from the coding sequence ATGGCTATTGAGATATTGAGGTTGGGCCATCGAGGCGAGAGAGACAAACGAATATCCACCCACGTTGCACTAACTTCAAGAGCACTTGGGGCTGAAAAGATAATATTTACTGAAGAGGATAAACACGTTAAAGAAAGCGTTGAAAGAATTGTTGACGCATGGGGCGGAGAATTTAAATTTGAAGTCGTCAAATCCTGGAGATCTTATGCAAAAAGGTTTAAAGATAACGGGATAGTAGTACATCTTACAATGTATGGGGAAAATATTAATAAAATTATGACAGAGATTAGAGAAGATATTTCAAAAACGAATAAAAACTTGCTTTTGATAATTGGTGCTGAAAAAGTTCCAAGAGAAGCTTACGATCTTGCAGACTACAACCTTTCAGTTGGAAACCAGCCCCATTCTGAAGTTGCGGCACTTGCAATATTCCTAGACCGATTTACCGAAGGAAAAACTCTTTATTCTGAGTATAATGATGCCAAAATAAAAGTAACACCTTCAAAATCTGAAAAGTGTGTTTTTGTAGAAAAGGACTAA
- a CDS encoding PFL family protein has product MFVPEEIIETIKMIEYQNLDIRTTTLGINLKDCADKDLDLLKENIYDKITSLGGNLVETANKVSQKYGIPIVNKRISVTPIGLIMGSTVKGLSDEEAVDACVEVGITLDKIAKEVGVDFIGGYSALVQKRATYEEKMLIRSIPKLMTKTDKVCASVNVATTKAGINMYAVKKMGEIVKETSEITKDAIGCAKIVVFCNAPEDNPFMAGAFHGPGEGDAVINAGVSGPGVVRAVVEQLKGKDIGTVSDEIKKTAFKITRMGELVGKEVANELGVNFGIVDLSLAPTPAIGDSIANILEAVGLERCGTHGTTAALAMLNDAVKKGGAMASSNVGGLSGAFIPVSEDAGMIEAVEVGALRLEKLEAMTCVCSVGLDMIAVPGKTPASTLSAIMADEMAIGMINKKTTAVRIIPVPGKDVGDHVEYGGLLGTAPIMPVSEFSSEELIERGGRIPAPIQSLTN; this is encoded by the coding sequence ATGTTCGTTCCAGAGGAAATTATTGAAACAATAAAAATGATTGAATACCAAAATTTAGATATAAGAACTACCACACTTGGGATCAACCTAAAAGACTGTGCTGATAAAGATTTAGACCTGTTAAAAGAAAACATATACGACAAAATAACATCACTTGGCGGAAATTTAGTCGAAACTGCAAACAAAGTTTCTCAAAAGTATGGTATTCCAATAGTAAACAAGAGAATTTCAGTAACTCCGATCGGATTGATTATGGGAAGTACCGTAAAAGGATTGAGTGATGAAGAAGCAGTTGATGCATGCGTTGAAGTTGGAATAACACTTGACAAAATTGCAAAAGAAGTTGGAGTAGACTTTATTGGAGGATATTCTGCATTAGTTCAAAAAAGAGCTACCTACGAAGAAAAAATGCTTATCAGGTCAATTCCAAAATTAATGACTAAAACTGACAAAGTATGTGCATCAGTTAATGTTGCTACAACAAAAGCTGGAATTAACATGTACGCTGTTAAAAAAATGGGGGAAATAGTTAAAGAAACTTCAGAGATTACAAAAGATGCAATTGGATGTGCAAAAATTGTTGTATTTTGTAATGCTCCTGAAGACAACCCATTCATGGCAGGAGCATTCCACGGACCTGGAGAAGGAGATGCAGTAATTAATGCAGGAGTTTCTGGACCTGGTGTTGTTAGAGCAGTTGTAGAACAGTTGAAAGGAAAAGATATTGGAACAGTTAGTGATGAAATTAAAAAGACAGCATTTAAAATCACGAGAATGGGCGAACTCGTCGGAAAAGAAGTTGCGAATGAACTTGGCGTAAACTTTGGTATAGTTGATTTATCTTTAGCACCAACACCTGCAATTGGAGACAGTATTGCAAACATTTTAGAAGCTGTTGGTCTTGAAAGATGCGGAACCCACGGAACTACAGCAGCACTTGCAATGTTAAACGATGCAGTCAAAAAAGGAGGAGCAATGGCTTCAAGTAACGTTGGAGGGCTTAGTGGTGCATTTATTCCAGTAAGTGAAGATGCAGGAATGATTGAAGCAGTTGAGGTTGGAGCTTTGAGACTAGAAAAACTTGAAGCAATGACCTGTGTTTGTTCAGTAGGTCTTGACATGATTGCAGTTCCGGGAAAAACACCTGCTTCAACATTATCTGCAATTATGGCCGACGAAATGGCAATTGGAATGATAAACAAAAAAACCACAGCAGTTAGAATCATTCCAGTTCCTGGAAAAGATGTTGGAGACCATGTAGAATATGGTGGACTCCTTGGAACAGCTCCAATCATGCCTGTTAGCGAATTTTCTTCCGAAGAACTTATCGAAAGGGGCGGAAGAATACCTGCACCAATTCAATCCCTTACAAATTAA
- the dcd gene encoding dCTP deaminase: MILSDKDIFNYVTSKRVLIEPFNSKFVGPCSYDVTLGSEFIKYNEDVYDVKKTLNHSKFEIENSVMVCPLNHHLDETIIKNYKEKYSVDCVVSGGLLGTTNEYVELPNDVCAQYQGRSSFGRVFLQTHQTAGWIDSGFKGKITLEIVAYDKPVILYKNQRVGQLIFSKTLSPADIGYSDRKCSKYAGQTSVMASLIKKDFETNEEE, translated from the coding sequence ATGATATTAAGTGATAAAGACATTTTTAATTATGTTACTTCGAAAAGAGTTTTAATTGAGCCATTTAACTCAAAATTCGTTGGACCTTGTTCTTATGATGTTACCCTTGGAAGCGAATTTATAAAATACAACGAAGACGTTTACGACGTTAAAAAAACTCTAAATCACAGTAAATTCGAAATTGAAAATTCCGTTATGGTATGCCCCCTAAACCACCACTTGGATGAAACAATAATTAAAAATTATAAAGAAAAATACAGTGTCGACTGTGTTGTGAGTGGAGGACTTTTAGGAACCACCAATGAATACGTAGAACTTCCAAATGACGTTTGTGCACAGTACCAGGGTAGAAGCAGTTTTGGAAGGGTATTTTTACAAACACACCAGACCGCAGGATGGATTGATTCAGGATTTAAGGGAAAAATAACGTTAGAAATTGTAGCTTATGATAAGCCTGTAATTCTCTATAAAAACCAGAGAGTAGGACAGTTAATATTTAGTAAAACACTTTCACCAGCAGATATTGGATATTCAGATAGAAAATGCTCAAAATATGCAGGACAGACGTCAGTAATGGCATCACTTATTAAAAAAGACTTTGAAACTAATGAGGAGGAATAA
- a CDS encoding preprotein translocase subunit Sec61beta: MAKNQDAGLSTSAGLVRYMDEDVSKIKIAPEKVLGLTVSIIIIEAVLNYGILI, encoded by the coding sequence ATGGCTAAAAATCAGGATGCAGGACTGAGCACAAGTGCAGGACTTGTAAGATATATGGATGAAGATGTTTCAAAAATAAAAATAGCTCCGGAAAAAGTTTTAGGCTTAACCGTGTCAATTATAATCATTGAAGCTGTTTTAAACTACGGAATTTTAATTTAA